The Solenopsis invicta isolate M01_SB chromosome 12, UNIL_Sinv_3.0, whole genome shotgun sequence genome window below encodes:
- the LOC120359061 gene encoding uncharacterized protein LOC120359061, with the protein MRANNEMRNFLEHHPILKSAPLDPRDAFFGGRTENIVTRLEVAGYTEKIRYVDVCSLYPYVLKTGVFPIGHPEIYIGAECSSLIGDGPGYNFDPVEDLVRCRVLPPRNLFHPVLPYRVRGKLLFALCRNCCEMFSQSACTHEHPDEREFEGTWVSCELRKAIEKGYLLRQVNEIWQYKVARYDRDTRQGGLFTGYINSFLQLKQEASGWPSECVDDESKARYLSEYEEIEGITLDRNNISRNPGLRSVAKLCLNSFWGKFGQRSNLPSTEIVESPQRFATLLTSPEHEITDILPVNDEVLYVSWLLREEAIVASPITNVVIAAYTTAQARLKLYDYLEKLNMRVLYCDTDSVIYLSSGDPNEYEPRTGNFLGDMTDELESYGNGSYIESFVSGGPKFYAYVKEKGKRKEKMKKTVEGNP; encoded by the exons ATGAGGGCAAATAACGAGATGCGTAATTTTCTCGAACATCACCCTATACTAAAATCTGCGCCTCTCGATCCGCGTGACGCGTTTTTTGGTGGCCGCACGGAAAATATCGTAACTCGACTCGAAGTAGCGGGGTACACGGAGAAAATACGTTACGTGGACGTGTGTTCTCTGTATCCTTACGTATTAAAGACGGGCGTTTTTCCGATCGGCCACCCTGAAATCTATATCGGAGCGGAATGCTCGTCGTTAATCGGCGACGGACCAGGGTATAATTTCGACCCGGTCGAAGATCTTGTACGTTGTCGAGTACTCCCACCGCGCAATCTCTTTCACCCGGTACTCCCGTATCGTGTGCGTGGAAAATTGCTGTTTGCGTTGTGCCGGAATTGCTGCGAAATGTTCTCGCAGTCCGCGTGCACTCACGAACATCCTGACGAACGTGAATTTGAGGGTACTTGGGTATCATGCGAATTACGTAAAGCCATCGAGAAAGGTTATCTTTTGAGGCAAGTAAATGAAATTTGGCAATACAAAGTTGCTCGCTACGATCGCGATACGCGGCAGGGCGGATTGTTCACCGGATATATAAATTCCTTTTTGCAATTAAAGCAGGAAGCTAGTGGATGGCCGAGCGAATGTGTAGATGACGAGAGTAAAGCACGATACCTTAGTGAATATGAGGAAATCGAAGGTATTACACTCGATAGAAACAACATCTCACGTAATCCCGGCTTGCGCTCGGTCGCGAAGCTCTGTTTAAATTCCTTCTGGGGAAAATTCGGCCAACGATCGAATCTTCCTAGTACCGAGATCGTAGAATCGCCTCAGCGTTTCGCAACTTTGCTCACTAGCCCTGAGCACGAAATAACTGACATATTACCAGTCAACGACGAGGTATTGTATGTCTCGTGGCTACTGCGAGAAGAGGCAATCGTAGCTTCTCCGATTACCAACGTTGTGATCGCGGCATACACGACGGCACAAGCTAggttaaaattgtatgattatttagaaaagttaaatatgCGCGTATTATATTGCGATACCGATTCTGTTATATATTTGAGTAGTGGTGATCCAAACGAGTACGAACCACGTACTGGGAATTTTCTGGGCGACATGACGGACGAACTCGAGAGCTACGGCAACGGTAGCTACATCGAGTCGTTTGTGTCGGGAGGCCCAAAATTTTATGCGTATGTG aaagagAAAGGCAAGAGGAAGGAGAAGATGAAGAAAACCGTGGAAGGGAACCCGTGA
- the LOC120359116 gene encoding uncharacterized protein LOC120359116: MKMLRDDIVKFFIVACNFNNKIVKGHYFKKIARDNDASNYALFDKFAKECSSTLLCVMHRLGHCNGNVTLENIIRRHVETRQQNKAFFENDAGGHIADFLRQREVVRHVARVEPLPPRRAAPLERNYGARRRRAEEELQGAVAARRPRIEIADLVAEPPSPRYTPVGESSDDDEDTRDNFDRVPSSADEAIFTPVQANETEDEEEREERATQEEEEEETEEEALREDQEGDTDEDEEEKEEETEDQEEEENEIEEEEEEEQEAMEDEEEGDEEESDEGGEVEDNEEGAEIENDAEEREVRVASPEYDVQTGAGLAEAVIGRNASGEEFLHNTAENVADQRPQQQQQRSQQPQSQHSQQQEQDPQSQQQQSQQQQHGVGDRFNYIELQTENARRFRNFAILGREASFAIRPVPHGADTVRWLENAFREIHAYAISSSEPTDYVGLSFNSESLTLGSAGLSFRPPRDLIYTDIWELVSSVAQSNGGIEVTETFNIRVFNVAVPVGRGRVSNPLTREDVVKRSILEIVNDDNLCFPRSLVAARIHCERGNLRTGPRHEMWEAVRFRRSSLQRDLALKLTMNAGIVIPEEGCGIYEIQQFQQYLAAENLAIMVYGFKDFGRGGNLIYDGRTILASLEREPNHCLNIMYYEGRRHYNTILNLKAAAGSQGGYCVACNVGYRPIRGHRCSKRCPRCYAIPSCEHHDAEKVRCDTCNRTFFGNSCFERHRTEKSYEGKSTVCHSVKICNNCGRFIKSSSRHECNSAYCKICRSQQPVNHLCFMQPLRRRVEAEDPGEGTSAAAIREEAQRNANDLEGENDNEVKGAVAFVFYDFETRQDETYEGTENVKLHVPTLCVAQQICVACVAIDDMTVRCRWCGTREFVFNIDPVKQFIEFVTRPTKYFKSIICIAHNAKAFDAQFILKYLVEKSLITEKPRIILNGTKIIVMTIGHTKFIDSVNYMPMRLSDLPKAFGLRDTADKGIFPHLFNTVENQSYVGPLPEA; the protein is encoded by the exons atgaaaatgttgcgcgacgatattgttaaattttttatcgtggcgtgtaattttaataataaaatagtgaagGGTCACTATTTTAAGAAGATAGCGCGTGACAATGACGCGTCGAACTACGCATTGTTCGACAAGTTCGCTAAGGAGTGCTCCAGCACATTGCTATGTGTTATGCACAGGCTGGGGCACTGTAATGGCAACGTGACgttggaaaatataattcgaCGTCACGTTGAAACGCGACAACAGAATAAAGCGTTTTTTGAAAATGATGCGGGGGGTCATATAGCTGACTTCTTGCGTCAAAGAGAAG ttgtaAGACACGTAGCCAGGGTTGAGCCGCTACCGCCTCGTCGTGCGGCGCCTCTTGAGCGAAACTACGGGGCGAGACGACGACGCGCAGAAGAGGAGCTTCAAGGTGCCGTAGCAGCCC GAAGACCACGAATTGAAATCGCGGACTTAGTTGCGGAGCCACCATCACCTCGATACACCCCCGTCGGTGAATCAtcag atgaCGACGAGGATACTCGAGATAATTTTGACAGAGTTCCATCCTCAGCCGATGAGGCTATATTTACTCCag tgcaaGCAAACGAGACGGAGgatgaagaagaaagagaggaaagagcgacgcaggaggaggaagaggaggaaaccGAAGAAGAAGCATTAAGAGAAGATCAGGAGGGGGATACAGACGAAGATgaggaagagaaggaagaggagacagaagatcaagaagaagaggaaaatgaaatagaagaagaagaagaagaagagcagGAAGCGATGGAAGATGAGGAAGAAGGAGATGAAGAGGAATCGGATGAAGGCGGTGAAGTGGAGGATAATGAAGAGGGGGCGGAAATAGAAAATGACGCCGAGGAAAGAGAAGTCAGAGTTGCTTCGCCAGAGTATGatg TTCAAACTGGCGCTGGACTTGCTGAAGCTGTAATTGGAAGAAACGCTAGTGGGGAAGAATTTCTCCACAATACTGCGGAGAATGTAGCCGACCAAAGACctcaacagcagcaacagcggTCGCAGCAACCACAGTCGCAACATTCTCAGCAACAGGAGCAAGACCCACaatcgcagcagcagcagtcgcAGCAACAACAACATGGGGTTGGtgatagatttaattatatagagCTGCAGACGGAAAACGCGCGTAGATTTAGGAATTTTGCTATACTCGGGAGAGAGGCGAGTTTCGCGATACGTCCAGTGCCACATGGTGCCGATACCGTGCGTTGGCTAGAAAACGCGTTCCGCGAAATCCATGCGTACGCGATAAGCTCAAGTGAACCGACGGATTACGTAGGACTATCTTTCAATTCCGAAAGTTTGACGCTCGGATCGGCGGGATTGTCGTTTCGCCCGCCACGCGACTTGATTTACACGGACATATGGGAACTCGTAAGTTCAGTAGCGCAAAGCAACGGCGGAATTGAAGTCACGGAAACTTTTAACATCAGGGTTTTCAATGTCGCAGTACCGGTGGGGCGTGGAAGGGTATCGAATCCATTGACGCGTGAGGATGTCGTCAAACGATCGATATTGGAAATAGTAAATGACGATAATTTATGCTTTCCTCGTTCACTTGTAGCCGCGCGAATCCACTGCGAACGTGGAAATCTTCGGACGGGGCCGCGTCACGAAATGTGGGAAGCCGTAAGATTCCGACGTTCCTCGCTACAACGCGATTTAGCGTTAAAATTAACGATGAACGCCGGTATCGTGATACCGGAGGAGGGATGTGGGATTTACGAAATCCAGCAATTCCAACAGTATCTCGCCGCTGAAAATCTGGCAATAATGGTTTACGGTTTTAAAGATTTCGGACGCGGGGGGAACCTAATCTACGATGGGCGTACGATACTCGCCTCACTAGAACGCGAACCGAatcattgtttaaatattatgtattatgagGGTAGACGCCATTATAataccattttaaatttaaaagccgCTGCGGGTTCGCAAGGTGGATATTGCGTAGCGTGTAACGTTGGTTATCGCCCCATCAGAGGGCATCGTTGCTCTAAAAGATGCCCACGCTGCTACGCTATACCCTCGTGTGAACATCACGACGCGGAGAAAGTCAGGTGCGATACGTGTAATCGTACGTTCTTCGGAAATTCATGTTTCGAGCGTCATCGTACCGAAAAATCTTATGAAGGAAAATCAACTGTTTGCCATTCggttaaaatttgtaacaattgtgggcgatttataaaatcaagcTCGCGGCACGAATGTAATAGCGCCTATTGTAAGATATGTCGTTCTCAGCAACCCGTGAATCATTTGTGTTTTATGCAACCTCTTCGACGCAGAGTCGAAGCTGAAGACCCTGGAGAGGGTACGAGTGCTGCGGCGATACGTGAAGAGGCGCAAAGAAACGCTAATGACCTCGAGGGTGAGAACGACAATGAAGTTAAGGGAGCTGTCGCATTCGTGTTTTACGATTTTGAAACGCGGCAGGACGAGACGTACGAAGGAACCGAGAACGTAAAGTTACACGTTCCGACTCTCTGCGTAGCACAGCAAATTTGCGTTGCTTGCGTGGCTATAGACGACATGACGGTGCGATGTCGCTGGTGCGGAACGCgcgaatttgtatttaatatcgaCCCGGTAAAGCAGTTTATAGAGTTCGTGACACGgccaacaaaatattttaaaagtattatttgtatcGCTCACAACGCAAAGGCGTTCGacgcgcaatttattttaaaatatctagtcGAAAAATCGTTAATAACGGAAAAGCCACGGATAATTCTGAACGGGACGAAGATTATCGTGATGACGATCGGTCATACAAAATTCATCGACAGCGTTAATTATATGCCGATGCGATTATCTGATCTACCTAAAGCTTTCGGGCTAAGGGATACGGCAGATAAAGGCATTTTTCCGCATTTATTTAACACTGTGGAGAATCAATCGTATGTCGGTCCATTACCCGAGGCTTGA
- the LOC120359117 gene encoding uncharacterized protein LOC120359117, which produces MANQQASNNSAKRTGIPDISEMHNDERRSERFPMLLTTTYGLNNSHTKRILVGLQTTKKGIFESVVKLSGSNADGVYFDAESWLQFQENMGVMSDYLNANNKFKPEPVVIKNISVIFTSSYGSKSLLLTLQGERKVRFCGKYQRGGRRFSTTDEETETLCRSNRDAENYLPGPGERNEVRGCLFRTFKNFKQYRQRVRSLFNQRNRIETSEKLRRSRYHKTNVKRKL; this is translated from the coding sequence atggcTAACCAGCAAGCTAGTAATAACTCTGCAAAGCGAACAGGGATTCCCGATATCAGCGAGATGCATAACGACGAGAGGAGAAGCGAACGCTTTCCCATGTTACTGACAACAACGTATGGACTCAACAATTCACATACGAAAAGGATACTCGTGGGACTGCAAACTACTAAAAAGGGAATCTTTGAGTCTGTAGTGAAATTAAGCGGGAGCAACGCTGACGGAGTATATTTTGATGCGGAATCGTGGCTGCAATTTCAAGAAAACATGGGAGTTATGAGCGACTACTTGAACGCGAATAACAAATTCAAACCGGAACcagtagtaataaaaaatatctcagtCATCTTTACCTCATCCTACGGGTCAAAGTCGCTATTGTTGACGCTACAAGGAGAAAGAAAAGTCAGATTCTGCGGAAAATACCAACGAGGAGGGCGAAGATTCAGCACCACCGATGAAGAAACGGAAACTCTATGCCGTAGCAATCGTGATGCAGAAAACTACCTTCCTGGGCCTGGAGAACGTAATGAAGTGCGTGGAtgcttatttagaacatttaaaaactttaagcaATATCGTCAACGAGTGCGCTCactatttaatcaaagaaatagaattgaaaCTTCCGAAAAGTTACGTAGATCGCGATATCATAAAACTAACGTTAAAAGGAAACTATAG